The following are from one region of the Chromobacterium phragmitis genome:
- a CDS encoding methyl-accepting chemotaxis protein, with protein MLSRMSIASKLLLLLIPFSAALIILACILSLARLQTLNELQRSDRLIGIAGGASQLIHDLQTERGLSNGFLSGQATAPPAPLQAARANSDKALAAFSSVSGELGDAKLNERLSSLNGKLQELGQLRGNVEKRGVSAPDAFSAYSSDIDSLIGLIARLAQANNDGDLLRSTMALLNLQCEKEFAGRERGYVNGLLQGGVLNQQSHAQAASLAAKQDACANQFKLIADDTLRGQKEALDGGDETRTVQALRAKVMGQPLGQTVGVSPGEWFQATSKRIDALKAEQDQLLQQMSDMVAAKVSQARSDLTLTMGGSALVILLLCGLGFSIYRGIHVPVQRLEDLMTTMSQDFDLRPRATIHGHDEIARMGQAFDHLVDAFAHTLSEVNRNAHTLVEAANSMLDIADRAAKASETQSQSATEIAAAVEQMSAGIESVTSNTQQSLTLAQQMQRSVSDGRERMGDTTSAMHQTSTVLSDAGNRIESLQQKSEDIRSIITAIREIADQTNLLALNAAIEAARAGEMGRGFAVVADEVRKLAERTGKETLDITALIEDIRGETQTAAHHMQEAQEKMDTGLQMVNRTVDDLEQIHSEAGHAASKSQDTASAMVEQTSASNEVATNISVIASLAEDNASLVQEVAKLSDRLNASAGELVRLVDRFKHLTE; from the coding sequence ATGCTGTCCAGAATGTCGATCGCCAGCAAGCTGCTGCTGCTGCTCATCCCCTTTTCCGCCGCCTTGATCATCCTTGCCTGCATCCTGTCTCTGGCGCGGCTGCAAACCCTGAACGAGCTGCAGCGCTCCGACCGCCTGATCGGCATCGCAGGCGGCGCCAGCCAGCTGATACACGACTTGCAGACCGAGCGCGGCCTCAGCAACGGCTTTCTCAGCGGACAAGCCACGGCGCCGCCTGCGCCGCTGCAAGCCGCCCGCGCCAACAGCGACAAGGCGCTGGCCGCTTTCTCCTCCGTCAGCGGCGAGCTAGGCGACGCCAAGCTGAACGAACGGCTAAGCTCGCTGAACGGGAAGTTGCAGGAACTGGGCCAGTTGCGCGGGAATGTGGAAAAGCGCGGCGTCTCCGCGCCTGACGCCTTCTCCGCCTATTCCAGCGACATCGACTCGCTGATCGGCCTGATCGCCCGCCTGGCCCAGGCCAACAACGACGGCGATCTGTTGCGCAGCACCATGGCTCTGCTCAATCTGCAGTGCGAGAAAGAATTCGCCGGGCGCGAGCGCGGCTACGTCAACGGCCTGCTGCAAGGCGGCGTGCTCAATCAGCAGAGCCACGCGCAGGCCGCCAGCCTGGCCGCCAAACAGGATGCCTGCGCCAATCAGTTCAAGCTGATCGCCGACGATACCCTGCGGGGCCAGAAGGAAGCGCTGGACGGCGGCGATGAAACCCGCACGGTGCAAGCGCTGCGCGCCAAGGTGATGGGCCAACCGCTAGGCCAGACGGTGGGCGTGTCGCCCGGCGAATGGTTCCAGGCCACCAGCAAGCGCATCGATGCGTTGAAAGCCGAACAAGACCAGCTGCTCCAGCAAATGTCCGACATGGTGGCCGCCAAGGTGAGCCAGGCCCGCTCCGACCTGACGCTGACCATGGGCGGATCCGCGTTGGTGATTTTGCTGCTATGCGGCCTGGGCTTCTCCATCTACCGCGGCATTCACGTGCCGGTGCAGCGGCTGGAAGACCTGATGACCACGATGAGCCAGGATTTCGACCTGCGTCCGCGCGCGACGATACATGGCCATGACGAGATCGCGCGCATGGGCCAGGCCTTCGACCACCTGGTGGACGCCTTCGCCCACACCCTGAGCGAAGTCAACCGCAACGCCCACACCCTGGTGGAAGCCGCCAACAGCATGCTGGACATCGCCGACCGCGCCGCCAAGGCATCGGAGACGCAAAGCCAGTCGGCGACGGAAATCGCCGCCGCCGTCGAGCAGATGTCGGCCGGCATCGAATCGGTCACCTCCAACACCCAGCAATCGCTGACCCTCGCCCAACAGATGCAGCGCAGCGTCAGCGACGGCCGCGAGCGAATGGGCGACACCACGTCCGCCATGCACCAGACCTCCACGGTGCTCAGCGACGCCGGCAACCGCATCGAATCGCTGCAGCAAAAGTCGGAGGATATCCGCTCCATCATCACCGCCATCCGAGAAATCGCCGACCAGACCAATCTACTGGCGCTGAACGCCGCCATCGAAGCCGCCCGCGCCGGCGAGATGGGCCGCGGCTTCGCCGTGGTGGCAGACGAGGTGCGCAAGCTGGCGGAACGCACCGGCAAGGAAACGCTGGACATCACCGCGCTGATAGAGGACATCCGCGGCGAGACCCAGACCGCAGCCCACCACATGCAAGAAGCGCAGGAAAAGATGGACACCGGCCTGCAGATGGTCAACCGCACCGTCGACGATCTGGAACAGATACACAGCGAAGCCGGCCATGCGGCCAGCAAGAGCCAGGACACCGCCAGCGCCATGGTCGAGCAAACCTCGGCCAGCAACGAGGTGGCCACCAACATCAGCGTGATCGCCTCGCTGGCCGAGGACAATGCCTCGCTGGTGCAGGAAGTGGCCAAACTGTCCGACCGGCTGAACGCGTCGGCGGGAGAGCTGGTGCGGCTGGTGGACCGCTTCAAGCATCTGACGGAATGA
- a CDS encoding PAS domain S-box protein translates to MRKRGRYPSQPQYYLEGFISHPYAVLLVGLLLTAALAWDVWSHNRQAIQQAMSATLSKSADDIQKQLQRYQYGLRGARGAAAVIGLDHLSHADFLRYSQTRDLKAEFPGAHGFGIIRRIPQRQETSMIERIRAAGQPGFTIHQLQAHDGDRYAIQYFEPEAPYAGAIGLDIASETQRREAAVAAMRSGSAALSGPITLVTGRSAPLQSFLLMLPIYDSPATPASVAAREARIAGWSFVALSMSGVLGDGGLKPKQARLRLFDLSETAPPFEFYSTSGPSSAAAPLSVALQRKIYGRQWRMQLDAYPAFIDAMALPSPFLIGLLGALASLVSAALSWVWTQSRQRYQRLSETQAELAAIVEGSRDAIIGKTLQGVVTSWNRGAERMFGYSAREAVGRVLADLIVPDGLKGEEAHILATIASGEHLEHFRTRRHRKDGSLVEVSVGVAPILNSYGEVVGASKTVRDITKQKEIEDQIRALNANLEEQVAQRTGELAAALHENQVLLDTINAQLLYSSTDSEGRITDANDLLCGAHGYGRDELLGKKHSMLGSGLHPPEFWRELWQTLKSGLAWRGEICNRSRSGKLLWFDTVIAPIFDDQGQLERYIALRVDTTKRKQADAEVQRLNLLLANVLRSASEVSIIASDIDGRITIFNAGAQRMLGYREDEMVGVSTPARIHLTEEVAARGRELTERYGETVEGFRVFVHVPSLEGAETREWTYVRKDGSHLTVSLSVTALRDAANEIVGYLGIATDISALRRQQQELAAARDQLVLAAEVARLGVWTWTLADDALDWNRQMFELYHQPESLNGNGLNYQHWRSRVHPDDIAAAETMLMDAVAGRGEYVPVFRVVHPDGAVRYVQAGAYVERDAEGQPWRVTGINLDITERKAFEETLLEAKRQAEQASIAKGQFLANMSHEIRTPMNAVLGMLQLLRQSPLDARQADFAAKAQIAAKSLLGLLNDILDFSKIEAGKLQLDEHPFELDELMQDLAVVLSGNLGDKDIELLFEIDPQLPKAVQADRLRLQQILINLAGNAIKFTRQGQVVIQLQRLSLKPRLARVRCSVSDTGIGISPEQAARIFEGFSQAEASTTRRYGGTGLGLAISKRLVELMGGEMKLESEPGRGSRFWFDLELKCDETATILPPAQDIPLRLLVVDDNRLAGETLCNMVEAMGWRVEYAGSGQAALDKARSAPMPFDAILMDWRMPDMDGLTAARRLRSPPQRGQAPVVVMVTAFGREALAEAANQDEPPFADFLTKPVTPQQLQRAILRAVGRQVPEPSAPAQATRRLEGVRALVVEDNALNREIAQELLSAEGAQVELAEGGVDGVAKVLAAPDSFDVVIMDVQMPDIDGMEATRRIRADARCLKLPILAMTANVSQSDRDDCLAAGMDEHVGKPIDVQEVVPLLLRLTRGRAPADENQTVPAEPEPEAPTEPIARILERFGHNVRLYRSLLARFQPECESMLQALGEHAAAQNIAAAAAVLHALKGLAATTGASALALSAGEFERQARLHPEQCPGHWPSKTALAALYQLLTDSVARLNLELPSDPPAAAPPLAAASTDWAAKLGALLASLRARDMGAMQLAEEALAISPPAYLNDMQMLDAQIQTLQFIEAEQALERLLASLPANLAAKDA, encoded by the coding sequence ATGCGCAAGCGCGGCCGTTACCCGTCGCAGCCCCAATATTATCTGGAAGGCTTCATCTCCCACCCTTACGCGGTGCTGCTGGTCGGCCTGCTGCTGACCGCGGCGCTGGCCTGGGACGTCTGGAGCCATAACCGGCAGGCGATCCAGCAGGCGATGAGCGCCACGCTGTCCAAGAGCGCCGACGACATCCAGAAGCAGTTGCAGCGCTATCAATACGGCCTGCGCGGCGCGCGCGGCGCGGCCGCTGTGATCGGCCTCGACCATCTGAGCCACGCCGACTTCCTGCGCTACAGCCAGACCCGCGACCTGAAGGCCGAGTTTCCCGGCGCCCATGGCTTCGGCATCATCCGCCGCATTCCGCAGCGGCAGGAGACGAGCATGATCGAGCGGATACGCGCCGCCGGCCAGCCCGGCTTCACCATCCACCAGTTGCAGGCCCACGACGGCGACCGCTATGCGATCCAGTATTTCGAGCCCGAAGCGCCCTACGCCGGCGCCATCGGCCTGGACATCGCGTCGGAGACCCAGCGCCGCGAGGCCGCCGTCGCCGCGATGCGAAGCGGCAGCGCCGCGCTCAGCGGCCCCATCACCCTGGTGACCGGCCGCAGCGCGCCGCTGCAATCGTTTCTCCTGATGCTGCCCATTTACGACAGCCCGGCCACGCCCGCCAGCGTCGCCGCGAGGGAAGCGCGGATAGCCGGCTGGAGCTTCGTCGCGCTATCCATGTCCGGCGTGCTGGGAGACGGCGGCCTCAAACCGAAGCAGGCCAGGCTGCGTCTGTTCGACCTGAGCGAAACCGCGCCGCCATTCGAGTTTTACAGCACCTCCGGCCCCTCTTCCGCCGCCGCGCCACTTAGCGTAGCGCTGCAGCGGAAAATCTACGGCCGCCAGTGGCGGATGCAGCTGGACGCCTATCCCGCCTTCATCGACGCCATGGCGCTGCCCTCGCCCTTCCTGATCGGCCTGCTCGGCGCGCTGGCAAGCCTGGTAAGCGCTGCCTTGTCCTGGGTATGGACGCAAAGCCGTCAACGCTACCAGCGGCTGAGCGAGACCCAGGCCGAGCTCGCCGCCATCGTCGAAGGCTCGCGCGACGCCATCATCGGCAAGACGCTGCAAGGCGTGGTCACCAGCTGGAACCGGGGCGCGGAGCGGATGTTCGGCTACAGCGCGCGCGAGGCCGTGGGCCGCGTTCTGGCCGACCTGATCGTCCCGGACGGGCTCAAGGGAGAAGAAGCCCATATCCTGGCCACCATCGCCAGCGGCGAACATCTGGAGCATTTCCGGACCCGCCGACACCGCAAGGACGGCAGCCTGGTCGAAGTGTCCGTGGGCGTGGCGCCCATTCTCAATTCTTACGGCGAAGTGGTCGGCGCCTCCAAAACCGTGCGCGACATCACCAAACAAAAGGAAATCGAAGACCAGATACGCGCGCTGAACGCCAACTTGGAAGAGCAAGTGGCGCAACGGACCGGAGAGCTGGCCGCCGCGCTGCACGAAAACCAGGTGCTGCTGGACACAATCAACGCCCAACTGCTGTACTCCTCCACCGACTCCGAGGGACGCATCACCGACGCCAACGACCTGCTGTGCGGCGCGCACGGCTACGGCCGGGACGAACTGCTGGGCAAAAAACACAGCATGCTGGGTTCTGGGCTGCATCCGCCGGAATTCTGGCGCGAGCTATGGCAAACGCTGAAGAGCGGCCTCGCCTGGCGCGGCGAAATCTGCAACCGCTCTCGCAGCGGCAAATTGTTGTGGTTCGACACCGTGATCGCCCCCATCTTCGACGACCAGGGCCAGCTTGAGCGCTACATCGCGCTGCGCGTAGACACCACCAAGCGCAAGCAGGCCGATGCCGAGGTGCAGCGCCTGAACCTGCTCCTGGCCAACGTGCTGCGTTCCGCGTCCGAGGTGTCCATCATCGCCAGCGACATCGACGGCCGGATCACCATTTTCAACGCCGGCGCGCAGCGGATGCTGGGCTACCGAGAGGATGAAATGGTGGGCGTCTCCACCCCGGCTCGCATCCACTTGACGGAAGAGGTCGCCGCGCGCGGCCGCGAGCTGACCGAGCGTTACGGGGAAACGGTGGAAGGCTTTCGCGTGTTTGTCCACGTGCCCTCGCTAGAGGGAGCGGAAACCCGCGAATGGACCTATGTGCGCAAAGACGGCAGCCATCTGACCGTATCCTTGTCCGTTACCGCGCTGCGCGACGCGGCGAATGAAATCGTAGGCTATCTGGGCATCGCCACCGACATCAGCGCGCTGCGCCGGCAGCAGCAGGAATTGGCGGCCGCCCGCGACCAGCTGGTATTGGCTGCGGAGGTGGCGCGGCTGGGCGTATGGACCTGGACGCTGGCCGACGACGCGCTGGACTGGAATCGGCAGATGTTCGAACTCTACCATCAGCCGGAATCGCTGAACGGCAACGGACTGAATTACCAGCACTGGCGCAGCCGCGTGCATCCGGACGATATCGCCGCCGCCGAGACGATGCTGATGGATGCCGTCGCCGGCCGCGGCGAATATGTTCCAGTGTTCCGCGTCGTGCATCCGGACGGCGCGGTGCGATACGTCCAGGCCGGCGCCTATGTCGAGCGCGACGCTGAGGGCCAGCCGTGGCGGGTAACCGGCATCAATCTGGACATCACCGAGCGCAAGGCCTTCGAGGAAACCCTGCTCGAGGCCAAGCGGCAAGCGGAGCAGGCCAGCATCGCCAAGGGGCAGTTCCTGGCCAATATGAGCCATGAAATCCGCACGCCGATGAATGCCGTGCTGGGCATGCTGCAGCTGCTGCGGCAAAGCCCGCTGGATGCGCGCCAGGCCGATTTCGCCGCCAAGGCGCAGATCGCGGCCAAATCGCTGCTGGGCCTGCTCAACGACATTCTGGACTTCTCCAAGATAGAGGCCGGCAAGCTCCAGTTGGACGAGCACCCCTTCGAACTGGATGAACTGATGCAGGATCTGGCAGTGGTGCTGTCAGGCAATCTGGGCGACAAGGACATCGAGCTGCTGTTCGAGATCGACCCGCAGCTGCCCAAAGCCGTGCAGGCCGACCGGCTGCGCCTGCAGCAAATCCTGATCAATCTGGCGGGCAACGCGATCAAATTCACCCGGCAGGGCCAGGTCGTCATCCAGCTGCAGCGGCTCTCGCTGAAGCCTAGACTGGCGCGCGTGCGCTGCAGCGTCAGCGACACCGGCATAGGCATCAGCCCGGAACAGGCCGCCCGAATCTTCGAAGGCTTTTCGCAAGCGGAAGCCTCCACCACCCGCCGCTATGGAGGCACCGGCCTTGGCCTCGCCATCAGCAAACGGCTGGTGGAGTTGATGGGCGGAGAGATGAAGCTGGAAAGCGAACCGGGCCGGGGCAGCCGTTTCTGGTTCGACCTGGAGCTGAAATGCGACGAAACCGCCACCATCCTGCCCCCGGCGCAAGACATTCCCCTCAGATTGCTGGTGGTGGACGATAACCGGCTCGCCGGCGAGACGCTGTGCAATATGGTGGAGGCCATGGGCTGGCGCGTGGAATATGCCGGCAGCGGACAAGCCGCGCTGGACAAGGCGCGCTCCGCGCCAATGCCATTCGACGCCATCCTGATGGACTGGCGGATGCCGGACATGGATGGGCTGACCGCCGCCAGGCGGCTGCGATCGCCCCCGCAGCGCGGCCAGGCCCCCGTCGTCGTCATGGTCACCGCGTTCGGCCGCGAAGCTCTGGCGGAAGCCGCCAACCAGGATGAACCGCCTTTCGCCGACTTTCTGACCAAGCCGGTCACCCCGCAGCAACTGCAACGCGCCATTCTGCGCGCCGTAGGCCGGCAAGTGCCGGAGCCATCCGCGCCGGCGCAGGCCACCCGCCGCCTGGAGGGCGTCCGCGCGCTGGTGGTGGAGGACAACGCGCTGAACCGGGAAATCGCGCAGGAACTGCTGAGCGCCGAAGGCGCGCAGGTCGAACTGGCGGAAGGCGGCGTGGACGGCGTGGCCAAAGTGCTGGCCGCCCCAGACAGCTTCGACGTCGTGATCATGGACGTGCAAATGCCCGACATAGACGGCATGGAAGCTACCCGCCGCATACGCGCCGACGCGCGTTGCCTGAAGCTGCCGATACTGGCGATGACCGCCAACGTGTCCCAAAGCGACCGCGACGACTGCCTGGCCGCCGGCATGGACGAGCACGTTGGAAAACCGATAGACGTGCAGGAAGTGGTGCCGCTGCTGCTCAGACTGACCCGCGGCCGGGCCCCCGCGGACGAGAACCAGACCGTGCCCGCGGAGCCAGAGCCGGAAGCGCCCACCGAACCCATTGCCCGAATACTGGAGCGGTTCGGCCACAACGTCCGCCTCTACCGCAGCCTGCTCGCCCGCTTTCAGCCGGAATGCGAATCCATGCTGCAGGCCCTGGGCGAACATGCGGCCGCCCAGAACATCGCCGCCGCCGCCGCCGTTCTGCACGCGCTCAAAGGCCTTGCCGCCACCACCGGCGCCAGCGCGCTGGCTCTGAGCGCGGGCGAGTTCGAGCGCCAGGCCCGACTCCATCCGGAACAATGCCCGGGCCATTGGCCGTCGAAAACCGCGCTGGCCGCGCTCTACCAGTTGCTGACCGACAGCGTGGCCAGGCTGAATCTGGAACTTCCCTCGGACCCGCCCGCCGCCGCGCCGCCGCTGGCCGCCGCCTCCACGGACTGGGCAGCGAAACTGGGCGCGCTGCTCGCCAGCTTGCGGGCCAGAGACATGGGCGCCATGCAACTGGCGGAAGAAGCGCTGGCCATCTCCCCGCCCGCCTATCTGAACGACATGCAGATGCTGGATGCGCAAATCCAGACCTTGCAATTCATCGAAGCCGAACAGGCGCTGGAGCGCCTGCTGGCCAGCTTGCCAGCGAACTTGGCCGCGAAGGACGCCTGA
- a CDS encoding methyl-accepting chemotaxis protein, which produces MPLKLKLIHKLVLLTAPLALLLLAGGAIYTMDRLRAAAELRQDVTLSDNASMVGELIHALQRERGLSNGYLNAAAPMTDELRRQRAEASELLTRLRGQPGNRMTPQLRAFIDGNVPDAGQLERLRDGVAARRIAPLDMFARYSAMIDQLTGVASLFDSHGEGIRARVQQWSALQCQNEFTGRTRGLVNGVLSTGRITVEDLRRVSGVVSQEALCQQLYLQHGGDPVSLTGALQASRSYDTMRDALLERDPGALPGQPTPADWFRTASARIDALYALQRQLLQDIRQRAAAQADEANRHGWMTLAALLALLLPIGASILLARDIIRTLGAEPDDVALGMRELADGRLDFQLPLAKRDSRSLAAHIRKMGEKLSTVILQVQADADAVANASLQLNNASQSLSASACDTSANIEKTCVTVNDISREMFRMADQASHTGDIASEAASQADAGNQVVGEAIQAMRNIAQRTDIIDDIAYQTNLLALNAAIEAARAGEVGKGFAVVADEVRKLAIRSQDAAKEIGQVAARSVKLAENAGASLDAIVASSGRTRQLVEEISRDATIQARQVGAITATMQGLSHLSQDNAATSEQLSAAAHETAQRADSLRRQMEYFRQPPMN; this is translated from the coding sequence ATGCCGCTGAAACTGAAACTGATCCACAAGCTGGTGCTGCTGACCGCGCCGCTCGCTCTGCTGCTGCTGGCAGGCGGAGCGATTTACACCATGGACCGGCTGCGCGCGGCCGCCGAGCTGCGGCAAGACGTGACGCTGTCGGACAACGCGTCCATGGTCGGCGAGCTGATACACGCGCTGCAGCGCGAGCGCGGGCTGAGCAATGGCTATCTGAACGCCGCCGCCCCGATGACGGATGAGTTGCGGCGGCAGCGCGCCGAGGCGAGCGAGCTGCTCACCCGGCTGCGCGGCCAGCCCGGCAACCGGATGACGCCGCAGCTGCGCGCCTTCATCGACGGCAACGTGCCCGACGCCGGCCAGTTGGAGCGGCTGCGCGACGGCGTCGCCGCCCGCCGCATCGCGCCGCTGGACATGTTTGCCCGTTATTCGGCGATGATAGACCAGCTGACCGGCGTGGCATCGCTGTTCGACAGCCACGGGGAAGGCATCCGCGCCCGCGTCCAGCAATGGTCGGCGCTGCAATGCCAAAACGAGTTCACCGGCCGTACCCGCGGCCTGGTCAACGGCGTGCTGTCCACCGGCCGAATCACCGTGGAGGACCTGCGCCGGGTCAGCGGCGTGGTGTCGCAGGAAGCGCTCTGCCAGCAGCTGTACCTGCAGCATGGCGGCGACCCGGTCTCGCTGACCGGCGCGCTGCAAGCCTCCCGCAGCTACGACACCATGCGCGACGCGCTGTTGGAGCGAGATCCGGGCGCCTTGCCCGGCCAGCCTACGCCCGCCGACTGGTTCCGAACCGCCAGCGCCCGCATCGACGCACTCTACGCGCTGCAGCGCCAATTGCTGCAGGACATCCGCCAGCGCGCGGCGGCGCAGGCGGATGAGGCCAACCGCCACGGCTGGATGACGCTGGCCGCATTGCTGGCCCTGCTGCTGCCGATCGGCGCGTCCATCCTGCTGGCTCGCGACATCATCCGCACGCTGGGCGCGGAGCCGGACGATGTGGCGCTTGGCATGCGCGAACTGGCCGACGGCAGGCTGGATTTCCAGCTGCCGCTGGCCAAGCGCGACTCTCGCAGCCTGGCGGCCCACATCCGCAAGATGGGGGAAAAACTGTCCACCGTCATTCTGCAGGTGCAGGCCGACGCCGATGCCGTCGCCAACGCCTCGCTGCAGCTCAACAATGCTTCGCAAAGCCTGTCCGCCAGTGCCTGCGACACCTCGGCCAACATAGAGAAGACCTGCGTGACGGTGAACGACATCAGCCGGGAGATGTTCCGCATGGCAGACCAGGCCAGCCATACCGGCGACATCGCCAGCGAAGCCGCCAGCCAGGCCGATGCCGGCAACCAGGTGGTCGGCGAGGCGATACAGGCGATGCGCAACATCGCCCAGCGCACCGACATCATCGACGACATCGCCTACCAGACCAACCTGCTGGCGCTGAACGCCGCCATCGAGGCCGCCCGCGCCGGAGAAGTGGGCAAGGGCTTCGCGGTAGTGGCCGACGAGGTGAGGAAGCTGGCGATACGCAGCCAGGACGCGGCCAAGGAGATCGGCCAGGTCGCCGCCCGCAGCGTCAAGCTGGCGGAAAACGCCGGCGCCAGCCTGGACGCCATCGTCGCCTCCAGCGGCCGGACCCGGCAGCTGGTGGAGGAGATTTCCCGCGACGCCACCATCCAGGCCAGGCAAGTGGGCGCGATCACGGCGACGATGCAAGGACTCAGCCACTTGTCGCAAGACAATGCAGCCACCAGCGAACAGCTGTCGGCAGCCGCTCATGAGACCGCCCAGCGAGCCGACAGCCTGCGGCGACAGATGGAGTACTTCCGCCAGCCGCCCATGAACTGA
- a CDS encoding lytic polysaccharide monooxygenase encodes MKPSQPIVIAIVLASLSSPIWAHGTMEVPINRTYSCFKEGAESPKSAACQAAKQAGGTQAMYDWNGINQNPPGDNHKAVVPDGTLCAGGQEKFKGFNLARADWPATNIVPDANGNFEFIYNASAPHATKYFKFYVTKNGWNPNQPLRWSDLEAEPFGTYTGTPPLDANKRYHMTMKLPTGKAGRHIIYNVWKRSDSEEAFYSCSDVNFTNGTTPPEPPPVANPWKEVGSVTAHENLPNKSSVTLRIFDSHGRDVESHKVDLTAATGQAANWPYELGVKVNANSQLARIGVISSKQRAVTIAPVRSATANRVWINERFSGYQYQIDIKKGDGGITPPPGEEWREGLAYAVGQVVSYQGRRYRCLQAHTAWAGAGWTPSTQPALWAPV; translated from the coding sequence ATGAAGCCATCCCAACCCATCGTCATCGCCATCGTCCTGGCAAGCCTGAGCAGTCCGATCTGGGCGCACGGCACCATGGAAGTGCCGATCAACCGCACCTACAGCTGCTTCAAGGAAGGCGCGGAGTCGCCAAAGAGCGCCGCCTGCCAGGCTGCCAAACAGGCGGGCGGCACACAGGCGATGTACGACTGGAACGGCATCAACCAGAACCCGCCAGGCGACAACCATAAGGCAGTGGTACCCGACGGCACGCTGTGCGCCGGCGGCCAGGAGAAGTTCAAGGGCTTCAACCTGGCGCGCGCCGACTGGCCGGCCACCAACATCGTTCCGGACGCCAACGGCAATTTTGAATTCATTTACAACGCCTCCGCGCCGCACGCCACCAAGTACTTCAAATTCTATGTGACCAAGAACGGCTGGAATCCGAATCAGCCCCTCAGGTGGTCGGATCTCGAAGCCGAACCATTCGGCACGTATACCGGCACGCCTCCGCTGGACGCCAACAAGCGCTACCACATGACCATGAAGCTGCCCACCGGCAAGGCCGGCCGCCACATCATCTACAACGTGTGGAAACGCTCGGACAGCGAGGAAGCCTTCTATTCCTGTTCCGACGTCAACTTCACCAACGGCACCACGCCGCCCGAGCCGCCGCCGGTCGCCAACCCGTGGAAGGAAGTCGGCAGCGTGACTGCCCATGAAAACCTGCCGAACAAGAGCTCAGTGACGCTGCGCATCTTCGACAGCCATGGCCGCGACGTGGAAAGCCACAAGGTGGACCTGACCGCGGCCACCGGCCAGGCTGCCAACTGGCCGTACGAGCTCGGCGTCAAAGTCAACGCCAATTCCCAGCTCGCCCGCATCGGCGTGATCAGCAGCAAGCAGCGGGCTGTGACCATCGCCCCGGTCCGCAGCGCCACCGCCAACCGAGTCTGGATCAACGAGCGTTTCAGCGGCTACCAGTACCAGATCGACATCAAGAAGGGCGACGGCGGCATCACCCCTCCGCCGGGCGAGGAATGGCGCGAAGGCTTGGCCTACGCCGTGGGCCAGGTGGTCAGCTATCAGGGCCGCCGTTATCGCTGCCTGCAGGCGCACACCGCCTGGGCCGGCGCGGGCTGGACCCCTTCCACCCAGCCGGCGTTGTGGGCTCCCGTCTGA
- a CDS encoding cytochrome b — protein sequence MKRYPPLAMALHWLSASVMLWALLSGFALAARALPPALASTTASLNVALAALLIPFWLLRLGYRLCFRMPPPEGMAERDWRKAKLGHRALYALASLSLLSGVLMMERPIAVFGWFVLNAPLAAGVWTRGFAAIHFAVNLLLALAVVAHIAAVALHHRRGLPILQRMSPVRAPAAAVPPLRQK from the coding sequence ATGAAACGCTATCCTCCCCTGGCGATGGCGCTGCATTGGCTGAGCGCCTCGGTGATGCTATGGGCGCTGTTGAGCGGTTTCGCGCTGGCTGCGCGCGCCCTGCCGCCCGCGCTGGCCTCGACGACCGCGTCGCTGAACGTCGCCCTGGCCGCGCTACTGATCCCGTTCTGGCTGCTGCGCCTCGGCTACCGGCTCTGTTTCCGCATGCCGCCGCCCGAAGGCATGGCCGAGCGAGACTGGCGCAAGGCCAAACTGGGCCATCGCGCGCTTTACGCTCTGGCCTCGCTGTCCCTTCTCAGCGGCGTGCTGATGATGGAGCGGCCCATCGCCGTCTTCGGCTGGTTCGTCTTAAACGCGCCGCTGGCCGCTGGCGTCTGGACTCGCGGCTTCGCAGCCATCCATTTCGCCGTCAACCTGCTGCTGGCGCTGGCCGTGGTCGCCCACATCGCGGCAGTCGCCCTGCATCATCGCCGCGGCCTGCCCATCCTGCAGCGGATGAGTCCCGTCAGAGCGCCGGCCGCGGCCGTCCCGCCGCTCAGGCAAAAATGA